One segment of Pseudomonas asgharzadehiana DNA contains the following:
- the maiA gene encoding maleylacetoacetate isomerase produces the protein MELYTYYRSTASYRVRIALALKGLDCTAVPVNLLLPAGGANRQPEYLAINPQGRVPALRLDEGELLIQSSAIIEYLDERYPQVPLLSKHLATRAHERGVAAIIGCDIHPLHNSSTQNLLRQWGHDEAQVLEWIGHWISQGLGAVEQLIGDTGFCFGEQPGLADAFLVPQLYAAQRFKVPLAAYPRIGRVAALAAQHPAFIQAHPAHQPDTP, from the coding sequence ATGGAACTCTATACCTACTACCGCTCCACCGCGTCGTACCGGGTACGCATTGCCTTGGCGCTCAAGGGGCTGGACTGTACGGCGGTGCCGGTCAACTTGCTGTTACCGGCGGGCGGTGCCAATCGCCAGCCGGAATACCTGGCCATCAACCCGCAAGGTCGCGTGCCGGCGTTGCGCCTCGATGAGGGTGAGCTGCTGATTCAGTCTTCGGCAATCATCGAGTACCTGGACGAACGTTATCCACAGGTGCCGTTGCTGTCCAAGCACCTGGCCACCCGTGCCCACGAGCGTGGCGTTGCGGCAATTATCGGCTGCGATATCCACCCGCTGCACAACTCCAGCACCCAGAACCTGTTGCGCCAGTGGGGGCATGATGAGGCACAGGTGCTGGAGTGGATCGGTCATTGGATCAGCCAGGGGTTGGGCGCGGTGGAGCAGTTGATTGGCGACACAGGGTTTTGCTTCGGCGAGCAGCCGGGGCTGGCGGATGCGTTCCTGGTTCCGCAGCTATATGCGGCACAGCGCTTCAAGGTGCCGTTGGCGGCCTACCCGCGTATTGGGCGGGTGGCGGCGTTGGCGGCGCAGCATCCGGCGTTCATTCAGGCCCATCCCGCCCACCAACCCGACACCCCATAA
- a CDS encoding YebG family protein yields MAVEVVYRSSRDLERLFMDKAEADRHDKMLELAELLAEVLQKAVPSLSEQQVEEAGIYMAKNRDVFAKAFKSQPDALSELLNAAAE; encoded by the coding sequence ATGGCCGTCGAAGTGGTATACCGCAGCAGCCGAGATCTGGAGCGTTTGTTCATGGATAAAGCCGAAGCTGACCGTCATGACAAAATGCTTGAACTCGCTGAGTTGCTGGCAGAAGTGTTGCAAAAAGCCGTGCCGTCCCTGAGCGAGCAGCAGGTGGAGGAAGCCGGGATCTACATGGCGAAGAACCGCGATGTATTTGCCAAGGCGTTCAAGAGCCAGCCGGACGCGTTGTCCGAATTGCTCAACGCAGCGGCCGAATAA
- a CDS encoding MFS transporter: MHTQIASFRAALDARPVSRYQWLILLLLALLLVTDGYDAQVLGYVVPALAKDWELEKAAFGPVFSANLLGLTLGSLLVTPLADRFGVRRILLGCVLIYASLTVLMVFANSLTTLMAARFTCGIGMGGAMPSAMALMSDYSPPRLRTLMVTLAACGFSFGGAAGGFVAAGFIDNFGWQSVFLAGGVTPLLLLPFLVWLLPESLPRLLRDASPYLRLRSVTARMLPDWQPPPAREAQNLHEQGSKLTVVELFRNGYARPTLLIWSTFFVSLILLYFMISWLPSLLLESGLALKQANLVTSMFLFAGTLGAIGMAWFADRLKSEVRLLSGVLAAAAVCTVLLGLNHDNPRYLVACVFAAGFCIIGGQLTLNAFASNFYPAHVRATGTGWALGVGRFGSILGPLFGSLLLAMHIPVQQIFFFCAIPAVIAALLIIQVRAPVSQAPKLALHGDILKTPQA; this comes from the coding sequence ATGCACACTCAGATTGCCAGCTTTCGCGCGGCACTCGACGCCCGTCCGGTGTCGCGCTATCAGTGGTTGATCCTCCTGTTACTGGCGTTGCTGCTGGTGACCGATGGCTACGATGCCCAGGTGCTGGGCTATGTGGTGCCGGCGCTGGCCAAGGACTGGGAGCTGGAAAAAGCCGCATTCGGGCCGGTGTTCAGCGCCAACCTGTTGGGGCTCACACTGGGCTCGCTGCTGGTAACGCCCCTGGCCGACCGGTTTGGTGTGCGGCGCATCCTGCTGGGTTGTGTGTTGATCTACGCCAGCCTCACCGTGCTGATGGTGTTCGCCAACTCGCTGACCACGCTGATGGCCGCGCGGTTTACCTGTGGCATCGGCATGGGCGGTGCGATGCCCAGTGCCATGGCGTTGATGTCGGACTATTCGCCGCCACGCCTGCGCACCTTGATGGTGACCCTGGCCGCGTGCGGGTTCTCCTTCGGCGGCGCGGCGGGTGGGTTTGTGGCGGCAGGGTTTATCGACAATTTTGGTTGGCAGTCAGTATTTCTGGCAGGCGGCGTTACGCCGTTGCTGTTGTTGCCGTTTTTGGTGTGGCTGCTGCCTGAATCCTTGCCGCGCCTGTTACGCGACGCATCGCCGTATCTGCGATTGCGCAGCGTCACCGCGCGCATGCTGCCCGATTGGCAACCGCCGCCGGCGAGGGAGGCACAAAACCTGCACGAGCAGGGCAGCAAGCTGACGGTGGTGGAGCTGTTTCGCAACGGTTACGCGCGCCCGACCTTGCTGATCTGGTCGACATTCTTTGTCAGCCTGATCCTGTTGTATTTCATGATCAGTTGGCTGCCATCGTTGTTGCTCGAAAGCGGCCTGGCGCTGAAGCAAGCCAACCTGGTGACCTCGATGTTTCTGTTTGCCGGCACCCTGGGTGCGATCGGCATGGCCTGGTTTGCCGACCGCCTCAAAAGCGAGGTGCGGCTGTTGTCCGGCGTGTTGGCGGCAGCGGCGGTGTGTACCGTTCTGCTGGGGTTGAACCACGACAATCCGCGCTACCTGGTGGCCTGTGTGTTCGCAGCCGGTTTCTGCATCATCGGCGGGCAGTTGACCCTTAACGCCTTCGCCAGCAATTTCTACCCGGCACATGTTCGCGCTACCGGCACGGGCTGGGCGTTGGGCGTGGGACGTTTCGGTTCGATCCTGGGGCCGCTGTTCGGCAGCCTGTTGCTGGCCATGCATATTCCTGTGCAGCAGATTTTTTTCTTCTGCGCGATCCCGGCAGTCATTGCCGCGTTGCTGATCATCCAGGTGCGCGCGCCGGTGAGCCAAGCGCCGAAGCTCGCGCTGCATGGCGATATTCTCAAAACGCCGCAGGCTTAG
- a CDS encoding Leu/Phe/Val dehydrogenase yields the protein MFALMHSTRLESLHLSIDPVTGLKAIIAIHNSRLGPALGGCRYIAYPDDESAMADAARLAQGMSYKAALAGLPVGGGTAVILRPAHVESRAALFEAFGRCVEQLNGRYITAIDSGTSVADMDCIAQHTRFVTSTTAAGDPSPHAAMGVFAGIRTTAMARLGSDNLEGLRVAIQGLGNVGYALAEQLHAAGAELLVSDIDHGKVQLAMAQLGAHPIANDALLSTPCDILAPCGLGAVFNRTSVGQLRCAAVAGSASAQLTNLQVADQLEGRGILYAPDYVINSGGLIYVALKHSGAELPTITAHLSNIGKRLTEIYAHAQAEKRSPARVADELAERLLYP from the coding sequence ATGTTTGCTCTCATGCACAGCACCCGCCTTGAATCGCTGCACCTGAGCATCGACCCGGTCACGGGGCTCAAGGCGATCATTGCCATCCATAACAGTCGCCTGGGGCCCGCTTTGGGCGGCTGTCGCTATATCGCCTACCCCGACGACGAAAGTGCGATGGCGGACGCCGCGCGCCTGGCCCAGGGCATGAGCTACAAGGCGGCCCTGGCCGGGTTGCCGGTGGGCGGTGGCACGGCGGTGATCCTGCGCCCGGCGCATGTGGAAAGCCGCGCTGCGTTGTTTGAAGCCTTCGGGCGGTGTGTCGAGCAACTCAATGGCCGCTACATCACCGCCATCGACAGTGGCACCTCGGTGGCCGACATGGATTGCATCGCCCAGCACACCCGCTTCGTCACCAGCACCACCGCCGCCGGCGACCCTTCGCCTCATGCGGCCATGGGCGTGTTCGCTGGCATCCGCACCACCGCCATGGCGCGCCTGGGAAGCGACAACCTCGAAGGCCTGCGCGTGGCCATCCAGGGCCTGGGCAACGTCGGATATGCCCTGGCCGAGCAACTGCACGCCGCCGGCGCCGAACTGTTGGTCAGCGACATCGACCACGGCAAGGTGCAACTGGCCATGGCACAACTGGGCGCACACCCCATCGCCAACGACGCCTTGCTCAGCACCCCATGCGACATTCTTGCGCCCTGCGGCCTGGGCGCCGTGTTCAACCGCACCAGTGTCGGCCAACTGCGTTGCGCCGCCGTGGCCGGGTCCGCGAGCGCGCAACTGACCAACCTGCAAGTGGCCGACCAGTTGGAAGGCCGCGGTATCCTCTATGCCCCGGATTATGTGATCAACTCCGGCGGCCTGATCTACGTCGCGCTCAAACACAGCGGCGCCGAACTGCCGACCATCACCGCGCACCTGTCCAACATCGGCAAGCGCCTGACCGAGATCTACGCCCATGCCCAAGCGGAAAAACGCTCCCCCGCACGGGTGGCGGACGAACTCGCCGAGCGCCTGCTTTACCCATGA
- a CDS encoding SirB1 family protein: MTPRQAFFACLQRSPPALFEAALWIAAEHDPTVQPLDILQGLALLQQQVSLGMPMLPADELGQPLLRRMNDLGFAQDEFTPLRPAAALLDKVLQRKRGQPLAMGLIAMELARRLQIPMAGVNFPGHFLLRVPGADHLLDPCGGRRLYPNDCRELLQRQYGPKLKLQADHLLTAEPRSILQRLSRNLRQLHLSNDKPLAALIDAERVLELGSANAADYLARASLYQRLDCPNAERFDLEHALLLSEDPIQRLRLTERLGHLPPNSVVH; the protein is encoded by the coding sequence ATGACGCCCCGCCAAGCCTTTTTCGCCTGCCTGCAACGTTCGCCACCGGCGCTGTTCGAAGCCGCGCTATGGATCGCCGCCGAGCACGACCCGACGGTGCAGCCGCTGGACATCCTGCAGGGCCTCGCATTGCTGCAACAACAGGTCAGCCTGGGCATGCCCATGCTGCCGGCGGATGAGTTGGGCCAGCCGTTACTGCGGCGCATGAACGACCTGGGCTTTGCCCAAGACGAGTTCACCCCGCTGCGCCCCGCCGCTGCCCTGCTGGACAAGGTGTTACAACGCAAACGCGGGCAACCGCTGGCCATGGGGCTGATCGCCATGGAACTGGCGCGACGCCTGCAAATCCCGATGGCCGGGGTGAATTTCCCAGGGCATTTCCTGCTGCGGGTGCCCGGCGCCGATCACCTGCTGGACCCATGCGGCGGCCGGCGCCTGTACCCCAACGATTGCCGCGAACTGCTGCAACGCCAATATGGCCCCAAGCTCAAGTTGCAGGCCGATCATCTGCTGACGGCCGAGCCGCGTTCGATCCTGCAACGGCTGTCACGCAACCTGCGTCAACTGCACCTTTCCAATGACAAACCATTAGCCGCCCTGATTGACGCCGAGCGCGTGCTGGAACTGGGCAGCGCCAACGCCGCCGATTACCTGGCGCGGGCCAGCCTGTACCAACGCCTGGATTGCCCCAACGCCGAACGCTTCGACCTGGAACACGCACTGTTGCTCAGCGAAGACCCCATCCAGCGCCTGCGCCTGACCGAGCGGCTGGGGCACCTGCCGCCCAACTCCGTGGTGCACTAA